A window of Candidatus Woesearchaeota archaeon genomic DNA:
TTTTCACTTTATTTTGGGAGGATTTGAAAGAGAAGAAAAAGAAAATAAGTTTTTCTAAAAGTCTTATTTTTATTAGAGGTTCTTTTGGTGAGATTTTAAAAAAAGTTAGCGTTTTAAAATTGGTTTTAAATATTGCATTATTTTCAGGAGTTATTGTGGCTCTTGATAAGTTTATTCAACCTTATATGATTGATGCTGGGATAAAGATTGAATATGTTGGAGTTATTTATGCAGTTTTTTTATTTTTAGGAGCAATTATTGTTCGTTATTCTTACTTGTTTGAGAATAAGTTTGGTCAAATTAAGACTATTAATTATTTGACTCTCTTTGCAGTTATTCCTGCTTTGATTTTAGGTTTTGGTTATATTTCAATTATTGGAGTTTTTTTGTTTTTTTTAATTGTTATTATAGAAAATATTAGATCACCTATTGCAAATAGTTTGTTTCATTCGTATGTTGATTCTGAAAATCGTGCTACGATGGGCTCTATTTTAGAGTTATTTAAGTCCGTTGTTAAATTGATTTTACTTCCAATTGTTGGTTATGTGGCAGATATTTTTAGTATTTATCAATCAATTTTGATGCTTAGTATTGTTTTATTTTTTAATGGTATTTTGTTTTATGTTTTGAAAAAGAATTAATTTTTTATTATTTTTATGTTTTAGATAATATTTATAAACTAATTTTTTTATTTAATTGTATGAAGTCTAAAAAATATGCAGTCACTTGTAATACTCGTTCGGTACCATTTTTACCAAAAGGTAAAAAAGATGCAGTCACTCCTAATAATTTGTTCGGAACCTTTTTTTCTAAATCTAAGAAAGGAGATGTTAGTCAAGTATTTATTTATGTGTTCTCAATAATTATTGTAGTTTTTGCATCCTTTATGGTTATTAGTTTTGTCTCAAGTTTTTTGAGTAGTTCTGAGAAATATGAGAATAGTAAATTTTATCAAGATTTTGAGAAACATTTTTATAGTGTTTATACTACTATTGGGTCTGAGAAAGTTTACAAGTATGCTGTTTCGACTAAAGTTGAATTAGTTTGTTTTGTTAGTGATAGAGATTCGATTTCAAGTATTGATATGACTGGTATTTCAAATGAAGATAATTCTATTTTAGAAACACTCTATGATGGAGGTTCAAGAATTGCTTTGTTTGATGTTAATACTATAATTAATACTCATGCTCCAGAGTATGAATTTGAGGCTGGTGAATCTGGAGCTTATTGTATAAAACCTAGGGCAGGTATTTTTAGTTTAATTTATGAGAATCGTCGAGGGACAGTTTATATTAGTGAATTGGATTAGAAAAATAACAACTTTTATTAACTCCTTTGCTTTGTTATTTTTATATAAAAATGATTATTAAATCTATTGAGCTTGAAAACATTCGAAGTTATAAAAAAGAGACTATTTCTTTTGATACAGGAATTAATTTTTTGAGTGGGGATATAGGTTCTGGTAAGAGTACTATTCTTCTTGCAATTGAGTTTGCTTTTTTTGGTTTTAAAAAGGGAGATATTGAAGGATTTGAACTTTTGAGGAAGGGAGAGAGTAAGGGTTCGATAAAATTAGTTTTAGAAGATAAGAGTAAAGTTTTTGAGATTTTTAGAAGTGTTAAGAAGCAGAAAAGTACTGATATGATTTCTCAAGAAATAGGGTATGTGAAAGATGGAGATAGTTTAATTGAACTTACTCCAAAAGAACTTAATGCTTATGTTTTTGGTTTACTTAATTTTCCTAAAGAATTTTTGACTAAGAATAAAAATCTAGTTTATAGATTTAGTGTTTATACACCTCAAGAGAATTTGAAGAGTATTTTGTTTGATACTTCTGAGAGCAGACTTGAAGTTATAAGAAAAATTTTTGGTATTGACAAGTATAAACAACTTTTGAATTCTTTTGATATTTTTTTGAAGAAGATTCGAGAGGATAAAAAAATTTTTGATGTGAAACTTGAGAGAAAATCTAAAATTTCAAATGAGATTAAAGTTTTGAATGGGAATGTTGAGATTCTTGAAAAGGATGTTAAAAAATTTAGTCTAGAGGATTTGAGATTACAAAATGATTTGAAGAAACATAAGGATGCAATTGAAAAAAGAGATACTTTAATAGATAAGCTTTCAAAAAATTTACTTGTACTTGAAAAGAAAAAATCTACAATTTTGGAAATTGAAGAACAGATTAAGAGTTTGAAAGTAGTAATTTCAAATATTGAAAAGGAGAAGGATAGTTTTGATGAAAAAAAGATTAAATTTGAGATTGAAAAACTTGAAAAATTAGTTTTGGAAAAAGATTTGGAGTTGAAGAAAAAGCTTTTTGAAAAATCAGAAATTAAAAAATTTTTGAAATCTAAAGATGATTTGATTGATGAGAAACAAAAGTTTGAGAAAGAAATCCTTTTGTTTGAAAATAAAAATATAGAGTTTGAGAAATTTTCAGGAAGTTTTGATTATATTTTAACTAAATGTCAAGTTAAAGATTTGGAAAATTTTATTTTAAAAGATAAGGTTAGAATTAAAAAACTCGAAAAATTTGAAGTCGAATTTACTGATATTTCAAAAAATAGAATTGAACTTGAACTTAAGTTGGAAAGTTTAAGTGATGATTTGATTAGGATTGAAGATAAAATAAAAAATATTTCTAATATTGATTTTTGTGATTCTTGTTTACAAAAAGTTTCAAAAGAACATAGAGTTGATATTGAGAAAAATTTGAAGAATGATAAATTGATTGCTAAAGAATCTATTTCTGAGAAGAAGAAAGAATTATTAGTTTTTGAAAAAAGATTAAAGGTTTTAGATAAAGAAATTTTAGATTTGAGTAATATAAAAGAAGATTTGATTCAAAAAGAAGAGAGAATCAAGTCTTTGTATGATAAAGAATTGAAAGAGAAATTAATGACTGAAGATTTAAAAAATTTAAGATTGGATCTTGGAAAATTTTCTAGAGATGATATTGAGAAAAATTTGAAAGAATTAGATTTAAAAATGTCTGAATTTAAGAAAAAAGAAATTTTATTTGATGAGATTGATGTATTTGAGAGAAGAATTTTAGAGGAAATTTCTGTTAAAAAATTTGAGATAAAAGATCTCTTGCAAAAAATTATTGATTATAAAAATTTAGATTCTAATTTGAAGAAAGAGAATGATTTACTTTACAGTTTAATTCAGAAAATTAAACTTAAAAAAGATATCTTAGAAAAAATTAATGAGTTTGAAATTAAGGAGGAGAAACTTAGAGGTGATAGGAGTTTACTTAAGAAAAAATATGATGATTACCTTTCTAGTAATAATGAAGTTAATCGTGAACTTATGAGAGTTAAAACTGATTTAAAATCTACTGTTGATGGAGTTATGCGAAATAATAAGGATTTAATGGAGATTGAAAGAATTGAAAAAGATTATTCAAAATTACTTTTTAATGAAACTTTTTTAAGGACTAGTGCTAGTGAGATTTTACTTCAAATTGAGAGAAGTGTTTTTAGTAAATATTATGCTGAATTTAATGATGAGTTTGAAAGATTATTTAAAGAGTTGATAGAAGATAATGATATTGATGTGAGACTTAATTCTGAATTTTCACCAGTTATTGAACAAAATGGATATGATATTGATGTTAAAAATTTGAGTGGAGGTGAGAAGTCATCTCTTGCAATTGCTTATAGGTTGGGACTAAAAAAAATTATTGAGTCAAATTTAGATTCAAAACAAAAATTGTCTTTGCTTATATTAGATGAGCCAACAGATGGATTTTCAAATGAGCAAATAGATAGGCTTGGGAATATTTTAAAAGATACAAAATTAAAGCAAATTATCTTGGTTTCACATGATGAGAAAATTGAGAGTATCGCTGATAGAGTTTTGCATATTGAGAAAACAAATCATGTTAGTAAGATTGTTTGAAATTCTATATTTTATTTGTTTTTGTTTATAGGTAACATTTATAAATAACTTTCTTTCTAATTTATTATGTCTAGTAAAGAGCTTGATACTTTAATTTCTAATTTACATTTAGCGCAAGAGAATGAAAATAAAAGTCATGAAGTTACAGCTCTTTTGAAACTTTCAGAGTACCATTATAATTTGAATAATTTTGAAAAGGCAAAGCTTTTGTTAAAACAGATTTTAACTATTGATTCAAAGGTTTTTAATGTTAATTATTATTTAGCTTTAATTGAAGTTCATGAAGAAAATTATGATTTGGCTACTTCTTATTTGGTTAAGGAATTAAAGATTAATTCAAAGAATATGTTTGCTATTCAACTTAAGGATAAACTTAAGATTAATTCTAATTTTCCTCTAGTAACTTTTTTTTTATTTTTTTTGAATGTTCTAGTTTTCTTTTTTACTTATCCAAGGATTAGTGTTGTTAATGCAATTAAGTTTGGTTTGTCTGATTTCAATTTTGGTTTAAGTAATGCTGTTACTTCACTTTTTTTTCATATTAATATTTATCATTTTTTGATTAATGTTGTTATTCTTCTTATGTTTGGGTTGATTCTTGAGAAGAAGATTGGTTCTTTTAAATTTTTAGTTGTGTATTTACTTTCAGGAATTTTAGGGAATTATGCGCAAGTATTTTTGTTTGAGGGTACTCTAATCTTGGGTGCTAGTGCTGCACTTTTTGGTATGCTTGGAGCTTTAATGATGAGGAGTCCACTTTTAGATATTCGAGTTTTTGGTTTTTTGAAGGTTCCTTTAATTGTTTTACTTGGATCTTTTTTTACTTTTTCTTCTTTGATTGGAGTTTATTTGAATTTAGATTTTGTTAGTGGGGATGTTGCCCATTTTATCGGTTTACTTATTGGGATAGTAGTTATTGGTTTTTTTTATATAGATTCTATTTTCATTTTTTATAATTGGCTTTTTATTTCTTTAGGATTTTGGATTATTACATTTGCACTAAGGAGTGTTTTGTTATTGGAAGTTTTAGATTTTAAATTTTTAGTTTTAGCATTTATTTCATTTTTAATTGGTATTGTTGTCATAGTATATGCTTATTTTGGTTTGAAAGAGGCTTTAATTGTTAGGGGGGTTTATGATGAAGCAAAGTTATAATTCTTGGATTGTTGTTGTTTTTTTAGTTTTGATTTTTTTATTTGGAATTTATATTAATTTTGATAATTCTTATATTGGTTTTTGTGATGGTGAGGCTGAATGTGTTTTTGATTTAGTTGTGGAGACTAATAATTTCGAGTTGTGTAAATTTTCAATTGATGATTCTAATTGTTATACTGATTCTTCAATTTTATTTGATGATATTTCTCTTTGTGAGTTGAATTTGAATTCTTCTTTTTGTTATATGAATTTTGCGCATTTTAAGAAAGATATTTTTGCTTGTTCTTTTGTTACTAAGGATTTAGTTGATAAGTGTATTTTTGATGTAGCAATAAGTTTAGAAGATTTTAAAATTTGCAATAATAGTTTGGATTCAGGTTTGTGTTATTATTCGTATGCATTACATTTTAAGGATGTTAATGTTTGTGATTTGAGCGAAAAGTATAAAAGCAAGTGTACTGTGAGTTTATTAGAGGGACAAAATGAGAGTAATTAGTTTTGATGATGTTAAGAATGGTTTTGATAAAAATGAAGATTATTTAAGGATTGATATTACAGGGGAAAATGTTGCAAAAGTTTCTTTTCTTATTTTGTATTATAAAGAGCATGGATTCAAGAATTTTTTACTTAATTATAATTTTGAATTTATTGATTTGAATTTTAAAAAATTATTTACTAAACTTAAAATAGCTAATATTTTAAGATTGGTTGAAGAGTATGGATTTAAAGTTTCATTTTGTGGACTTCCAAGTTGTATTTTTGAGAGGAGCATTTTACGACCACAAGATAGATGGAAGTTTGAGGATAAAATTAGATTTATGCCTACTTGTGACTTTTGTGAGACTGAGACTATGAAGGGAGACCATTGTGGAGATTGTATGAGTGGAAGTTTGTGTAAAGGTTTTTCTAAGAATTATTTTGAAAATTATGGTTGTGATGATTTTGAACCTTTGACAAAAAATATTGACCTTGAAACTCTTCATATTGAAGAAATTGCTAAATTTAAGTCTGAAGCTGTTAAGTTTTATGCGGAAAAAGTTTTAGAAGATTATATTAAAGATCATTTTTTTATGCGAAAAAGGTTTGTTTTTTTGAATTCTTATCCTAGAGATGATCCAACTAATTTTTCTGATAAGTTTGTTTATCATATTTTTAATCGAAAAGATGATTTTGAAGAGACATATGATTTTTTGCAGGGTTTTTTTGATAAAGATTTTTTGAAGTCTATTCGAGAGTATATGTTTGGTTCTTCACAGATTACAATTAGTTTGGGTATGAGTAATGATGATGTTTTGAAGAAGACTATTTATTTATCACTTGACGGAATTGATGAAGAGCAAAGGGAGCAATTTTTAAAGTTTTTTGATATAAAGGTTCAAGGTAATAATGTTTGGTGTGTAGGTTTTGATTTCAGAGCTGATTTGGTCGGATATAAAGTTTCTTATAAGGAGGATAGTGTGTCAAGTATTGATTTGAAGAGATTTGTTCAAGAAATTGGACTTGAGAGTAAAAAGAATCTTATGAGATTTTCAAATTCATTGATTAAACCTCTTAATAATGTTTTGTATGATTATAAGTATAGACATGGTGAACATATATCTAAGAGAATTAATGTTTCTTTAGAGAGTAATAATTTTAGACTTAATCAGTTAGCACTTTTGTTTAAAATTCCTATGGCATTTTATGATGATAAGGAACTTTTGAATTTGAGTTTTGAGATGTCTGAGGGAGAAATTGAAACTATTAATTTGTATTATTCTTTGAAACTTCCAGAAGAAGAAGAGAGAGATTATATTTTTAATTGAATCTTTTGTTTAACTTATGTTTATAAATTAGTGTTTATTATTGATTTTATGTTAAAAAAGTTATTATCTAGTACTATAATGGCAAGTTTTTTGTTTTTTTCTGGTGGAGTTTCTAATTCTTTTTCTGATGGTTTTAGGTCTAATACTTTTAATTATGTTGTGAATGGTGAAGAGAAAAGTTTTGATTTTAAAACTGTTGGTTCTTTGGAGAGAAGGATTGAGTCTTTGCCTAGGGAGATTTTTACAACTAGAGATAATGTTAAAAATATTACTGAGAAGATTTTCATTGAAAATTTTTTGTCTGATGATGAACAGAAATCTGAGCTTAGACCTTTTTTTCAAATTTTACAAAATAAAACTAAGAATGATGAGGATACTGCTAAAGCAATTATTAGTACTGTTCAAGATATTCCTTATGATTTTGAGACTAAAGGTAAAAAAATTAAATTACCTTATCAAGTTTTACATCAAAATAAAGGAGATTGTGATGAGAAGACTAATCTTTCAATTTTACTTTTGCGTGAGATGAATTATGGTGTAGGTGTTTTTAATTTTGAGAATCATTCTATGCTTGCTTTGAAGTGTCCTAAAAAAATTTCTTATGAAGATTCTGGTTACTGTGCAGTTGAGATGACTAAGAGAAGTATTTTTGGTTATATGCCTAAGAGTAGTGTTTATAAAAATCCTAAATTAATAGTTATTGCCGATGGTAAAGAAATTAAGAATGTTTCTTTAGAGATTAGTGATTCAAGAGAATATGAAAATTTACAAAGAATTGGCATTGCAAATAGAGGGAAATTATCAAAAGATGACTTTTTTGAATACAAGAGTATTTTGAATAAATATGGTATGAATAATGGGGGTTGATTAATTTTAATTTTTTTATTTAGAATACTGAGAGTTTATAATTTTTTAAATAATTAATTAAAATTATTGTTGTGGAGGTTGTGTGTTTGTTTCAATTGGTTGTTGAACTTCTTGTTGATTTATCTGTTGTTCAGGAATATTAGTTTGTGCTTGAATTGGTGTTGAAATAACACCTTCTTTAGCTATTTTGTTTAATTTTATTTGAACAATTGGAGGGATTACGAAACCTACAAATATCCAAAGAATAAAATATAACCAAGTATTATTATCTTTTGCAGCATATTTAGCATATCCTTCACAATATTTATAAGACCAGTAGATTCCTACAAAAGGAATTATTAATAACCATGCTGTAGGGATTTGAGCTCCTAATTCTTCATTCATCTCATTTTTTGTTGATACTAACCAATAGATTATGTAAATTCCAAAAGTAATTACTGTTAATATTGCACCAACTATTAAATTTCTATGTTTTACCATAGTAAGCAATTATTATCTTTCTTTATTAATTTTATGTTTAAAGAAGTAGAGTTAAATTTATAATAATGTAAATTTTGTTTATGTTAAATAGTTTTAGAAAAATATGTTAAAGCTACTGGCGGGAATTGAACCCGCGACCTCGACATTACCAACAGGGACCGGAGAGAGGGGATATGGAGAAGGGAGAGGATTTAAGCGAAACTGTATGTTTTTTCGTATATACGATAAAAATTTAACTCAGTATTATATATGGATTGAGAAAAGAAATTCTGAATGTTATGCTAAATCTATGAAGTCAGCTTTGAGGAAATTATTTAAACATTTAAGAAATAAAAGCATAGCAAAAC
This region includes:
- a CDS encoding MFS transporter → MNQVFKFYLASFLKNQLYFMPILILFFLDFGLSYKEIFWIFTIGSVFSFLIEIPTGIFADFYGKRRSIILSKFLIFVSFLVFGFSSSFWMFVLAQVVYELGIAFRSGTETAYVYDFLDSNRNKTKITYTEVKGKQKFYARISESLSAFVGGFLVVYFGFSFIFFIAAIPAFLNFVFTLFWEDLKEKKKKISFSKSLIFIRGSFGEILKKVSVLKLVLNIALFSGVIVALDKFIQPYMIDAGIKIEYVGVIYAVFLFLGAIIVRYSYLFENKFGQIKTINYLTLFAVIPALILGFGYISIIGVFLFFLIVIIENIRSPIANSLFHSYVDSENRATMGSILELFKSVVKLILLPIVGYVADIFSIYQSILMLSIVLFFNGILFYVLKKN
- a CDS encoding SMC family ATPase; its protein translation is MIIKSIELENIRSYKKETISFDTGINFLSGDIGSGKSTILLAIEFAFFGFKKGDIEGFELLRKGESKGSIKLVLEDKSKVFEIFRSVKKQKSTDMISQEIGYVKDGDSLIELTPKELNAYVFGLLNFPKEFLTKNKNLVYRFSVYTPQENLKSILFDTSESRLEVIRKIFGIDKYKQLLNSFDIFLKKIREDKKIFDVKLERKSKISNEIKVLNGNVEILEKDVKKFSLEDLRLQNDLKKHKDAIEKRDTLIDKLSKNLLVLEKKKSTILEIEEQIKSLKVVISNIEKEKDSFDEKKIKFEIEKLEKLVLEKDLELKKKLFEKSEIKKFLKSKDDLIDEKQKFEKEILLFENKNIEFEKFSGSFDYILTKCQVKDLENFILKDKVRIKKLEKFEVEFTDISKNRIELELKLESLSDDLIRIEDKIKNISNIDFCDSCLQKVSKEHRVDIEKNLKNDKLIAKESISEKKKELLVFEKRLKVLDKEILDLSNIKEDLIQKEERIKSLYDKELKEKLMTEDLKNLRLDLGKFSRDDIEKNLKELDLKMSEFKKKEILFDEIDVFERRILEEISVKKFEIKDLLQKIIDYKNLDSNLKKENDLLYSLIQKIKLKKDILEKINEFEIKEEKLRGDRSLLKKKYDDYLSSNNEVNRELMRVKTDLKSTVDGVMRNNKDLMEIERIEKDYSKLLFNETFLRTSASEILLQIERSVFSKYYAEFNDEFERLFKELIEDNDIDVRLNSEFSPVIEQNGYDIDVKNLSGGEKSSLAIAYRLGLKKIIESNLDSKQKLSLLILDEPTDGFSNEQIDRLGNILKDTKLKQIILVSHDEKIESIADRVLHIEKTNHVSKIV
- a CDS encoding rhomboid family intramembrane serine protease, which codes for MSSKELDTLISNLHLAQENENKSHEVTALLKLSEYHYNLNNFEKAKLLLKQILTIDSKVFNVNYYLALIEVHEENYDLATSYLVKELKINSKNMFAIQLKDKLKINSNFPLVTFFLFFLNVLVFFFTYPRISVVNAIKFGLSDFNFGLSNAVTSLFFHINIYHFLINVVILLMFGLILEKKIGSFKFLVVYLLSGILGNYAQVFLFEGTLILGASAALFGMLGALMMRSPLLDIRVFGFLKVPLIVLLGSFFTFSSLIGVYLNLDFVSGDVAHFIGLLIGIVVIGFFYIDSIFIFYNWLFISLGFWIITFALRSVLLLEVLDFKFLVLAFISFLIGIVVIVYAYFGLKEALIVRGVYDEAKL
- a CDS encoding DUF4234 domain-containing protein produces the protein MVKHRNLIVGAILTVITFGIYIIYWLVSTKNEMNEELGAQIPTAWLLIIPFVGIYWSYKYCEGYAKYAAKDNNTWLYFILWIFVGFVIPPIVQIKLNKIAKEGVISTPIQAQTNIPEQQINQQEVQQPIETNTQPPQQ